One region of Fragaria vesca subsp. vesca linkage group LG4, FraVesHawaii_1.0, whole genome shotgun sequence genomic DNA includes:
- the LOC101311855 gene encoding cyclic nucleotide-gated ion channel 1-like, protein MQMMNPDIDMWLTRNNFSKRDKKLMKKVIMKNVQQKLEENKDVDLENFLSLLPRAYKRQIMSLSRLTCLQKVPMFKYMKIRVLKAIAKHLELVTYTKNCHIIREGEALWNVFFITQGTALSYKTRNNANVGGTKSDSSIIKKDDFFGDELLDWAFVFASISDLPVSPKTVISQTRVEAYAISAINLRRVVSKFRLHFILNLPVLEHSPLEHMAASSLQASWRERGNHNRWNKLRELLNNSSEAD, encoded by the exons ATGCAAATGATGAATCCAGACATAGATATGTGGTTGACTAGAAACAATTTTTCTAAACGCGATAAGAAGTTGATGAAGAAGGTGATCATGAAAAACGTTCAGCAAAAGCTTGAAGAAAACAAAGATGTTGATTTGGAGAACTTTTTGTCTCTTCTTCCTAGAGCATACAAAAGACAAATCATGAGTCTTTCCCGCTTGACTTGTTTACAGAAA GTACCGATGTTCAAATATATGAAGATTCGAGTGTTGAAAGCAATAGCTAAACATCTTGAGCTAGTGACATATACGAAAAACTGCCATATTATTCGAGAGGGGGAAGCACTTTGGAATGTGTTCTTCATCACGCAAGGTACCGCATTGAGCTACAAAACTCGTAATAATGCCAATGTTGGTGGAACAAAGAGCGATTCCTCAATCATTAAGAAAGATGATTTCTTTGGAGACGAACTTCTAGATTGGGCATTCGTTTTTGCCTCCATATCTGATTTGCCCGTCTCTCCTAAAACTGTCATATCCCAAACTAGAGTAGAAGCATATGCTATTAGTGCTATCAATCTTAGGAGAGTTGTCTCCAAATTTCGGTTGCATTTTATTTTGAACCTGCCTGTCCTAGAGCATTCTCCATTGGAGCATATGGCAGCTTCTTCATTACAAGCATCGTGGCGTGAAAGAGGAAATCACAACAGATGGAACAAATTGAGGGAACTACTCAACAATTCATCAGAAGCTGACTGA
- the LOC101312147 gene encoding probable cyclic nucleotide-gated ion channel 3-like encodes MISLQQHPSEVSVELMSPYRNLTRESDKETGAGHGPSTMWQILPERILCSRDYKPKRCFPIWENKIFIIPCAFAVLFNPLFIYLPVTYPHLLCYQWDVSLMWIYVALQSTIDLFYAMDIFVFCWRIRGNQNVKMTFKEHIFLWLPIIYRIYLFLPISQAIVLLRYILKARFLYRFLRRIFYPIQYALRAYFTFGLIKHRPNVEYGIGRWLQAILDLLPFIIASHLFGALWYGFAVDREIHCWRKQYNLMQCDKPVRYGFYCDKNITSQVLRTCNATHIMAFCDPTDKKDFNFGIYRYALQSNFTRSTYFPRKFLQSFWWGLRNLRFALCTSEIA; translated from the exons ATGATCAGCCTGCAGCAGCATCCCAGTGAAGTATCAGTCGAGTTAATGAG TCCATATCGAAATTTAACGAGGGAGTCCGACAAAGAAACCGGAGCCGGACATGGACCGAGTACAATGTGGCAAATATTACCAGAAAGAATACTTTGTTCAAGAGATTATAAGCCGAAGAGATGTTTTCCGATATGGGAAAATAAGATCTTTATAATACCTTGTGCATTTGCAGTCCTCTTTAATCCGTTGTTCATCTACCTTCCTGTAACATATCCTCATTTACTGTGCTACCAATGGGACGTTAGCTTGATGTGGATCTATGTTGCTTTACAATCTACCATTGACCTGTTTTACGCCATGGATATTTTTGTGTTTTGCTGGCGAATTCGTGGCAATCAGAATGTTAAGATGACATTTAAGGAGCACATCTTCTTGTGGTTACCAATCATATATCGCATTTATCTGTTTCTTCCCATTTCACAG GCAATAGTACTCCTACGATATATTCTGAAAGCCCGGTTTCTGTATAGATTTCTTCGACGTATCTTCTATCCAATCCAGTATGCTCTACGAGCTTATTTCACCTTTGGATTAATTAAGCACCGTCCTAACGTGGAGTATGGAATAGGAAGATGGCTTCAAGCTATATTGGATCTTCTTCCTTTCATCATTGCTTCTCAT TTATTTGGAGCCTTGTGGTACGGCTTTGCCGTCGACAGAGAGATTCATTGTTGGAGGAAACAATACAATTTGATGCAATGTGATAAACCAGTTCGGTATGGTTTCTACTGTGACAAGAATATAACATCCCAAGTACTTAGAACCTGCAACGCGACGCATATAATGGCATTCTGCGATCCAACTGATAAAAAAGATTTTAATTTTGGTATATATCGTTATGCTCTTCAGTCTAACTTTACAAGATCAACTTATTTTCCTCGAAAGTTTCTGCAATCTTTCTGGTGGGGCTTGCGCAATTTGAGGTTTGCACTTTGCACATCTGAGATTGCTTGA